One Streptomyces fagopyri DNA window includes the following coding sequences:
- a CDS encoding class I SAM-dependent methyltransferase: MKTTATGADAPRQGAPRTAGTDTAGASVKQVVPGAGPTPGGSGAPGRRADTPDDDMPRYAPQWLQLREGADAAARAADLLDPLRIRLANLPRRGGDLVIHDLGCGTGSMGRWLAPRLDGAQHWVLHDRDPYLLHFATVGSPSAAADGSRVTVTTQRGDISRLTADALTGASLVTASALLDVLTREEIGRLAEACADAGVPALLTLSVAGRVEFTPGDPLDAEFAEAFNAHQRRGDLLGPDAITAACEAFDQHGATVRVHPSPWRLGPAEAALTEEWLRGWVGAAVEQRPELAERAESYLRDRLAACAAGELRVVVHHSDVLALPSPRPTGGAK, from the coding sequence ATGAAAACGACGGCGACCGGTGCGGACGCTCCCCGGCAGGGGGCGCCGCGTACCGCCGGGACCGATACCGCGGGCGCGAGCGTGAAGCAGGTCGTTCCCGGGGCGGGCCCCACCCCGGGCGGTTCCGGCGCACCGGGACGGCGCGCGGACACGCCCGACGACGACATGCCCCGTTACGCCCCCCAGTGGCTCCAGTTGCGGGAGGGCGCCGACGCCGCGGCACGCGCGGCCGACCTGCTCGACCCGCTGCGCATCCGGCTGGCCAACCTGCCCCGGCGCGGCGGCGACCTGGTGATTCACGACCTCGGCTGCGGCACCGGCTCCATGGGCCGCTGGCTGGCCCCGCGTCTCGACGGTGCCCAGCACTGGGTCCTGCACGACCGGGACCCGTATCTGCTGCACTTCGCGACGGTGGGCTCGCCCAGCGCGGCCGCCGACGGCAGCCGGGTCACGGTCACCACGCAGCGCGGCGACATCAGCCGGCTGACCGCCGACGCGCTGACCGGGGCCTCGCTGGTGACGGCCTCCGCCCTGCTGGACGTGCTGACCCGCGAGGAGATCGGCCGGCTCGCGGAGGCCTGCGCGGACGCCGGGGTCCCGGCCCTGCTGACGCTCTCCGTCGCGGGCCGTGTCGAGTTCACCCCCGGCGACCCGCTGGACGCCGAGTTCGCCGAGGCCTTCAACGCCCACCAGCGGCGCGGGGACCTGCTCGGCCCGGACGCGATCACGGCGGCCTGCGAGGCCTTCGACCAGCACGGCGCGACCGTCCGGGTGCATCCGAGTCCCTGGCGGCTCGGGCCCGCCGAGGCCGCGCTCACCGAGGAGTGGCTGCGCGGCTGGGTCGGTGCGGCCGTCGAGCAGCGGCCCGAGCTGGCGGAGCGTGCGGAATCGTACCTGCGGGACCGTCTGGCGGCCTGCGCCGCGGGCGAGTTGCGTGTGGTCGTGCACCACAGCGACGTACTGGCGCTGCCGTCGCCGCGGCCGACGGGCGGTGCGAAGTGA
- a CDS encoding glycosyltransferase family 4 protein, translating to MTDTTIGPPAANSDRSSLNYVPVQHTALKNAAIIPMSLRSVHFVMPGGVDDASAPSGGNAYDRRLCLDLPGFGWQVHRHAVPGDWPRPAAAARTELARTLAELEDDTVVLLDGIVACGVPEIIVPEAERLRLVVLVHLPLGDETGLAPAVAAELDAKERTTLRAVPAVVATSEWAVRRLVAHHGLAPDRVHVAAPGADIAPLASGTDGVSRLLCVAAVTPRKGQHRLIEALATVTDLPWSCVCVGGLTQDPAYVAQLRGLIEKYGLGDRLHLAGPQAGAELDASYAAADLMVLTSYAETYGMAVTEALARGIPVLATDVGGLPEAVGRAPDGGVPGILVPPENPAALAVELRGWFGEADVRRRLKAAARGRRAALDGWAATARSLAGVLARLPQEPRRAA from the coding sequence GTGACCGACACGACCATCGGCCCGCCGGCCGCGAACAGCGACCGGTCGTCCCTGAACTACGTGCCCGTCCAGCACACCGCTCTCAAGAATGCGGCGATCATCCCCATGTCCCTGCGCTCCGTGCACTTCGTGATGCCGGGCGGCGTCGACGACGCGTCCGCGCCCAGCGGCGGCAACGCCTACGACCGGCGGCTGTGCCTGGACCTCCCCGGCTTCGGCTGGCAGGTCCACCGGCACGCCGTCCCGGGTGACTGGCCGCGGCCCGCGGCCGCCGCCCGTACCGAACTCGCGCGCACCCTGGCCGAGTTGGAGGACGACACGGTCGTCCTCCTCGACGGCATCGTCGCCTGCGGTGTCCCCGAGATCATCGTCCCCGAGGCCGAACGGCTGCGTCTCGTCGTCCTGGTGCACCTGCCGCTCGGCGACGAGACCGGACTCGCGCCGGCCGTGGCCGCGGAGCTGGACGCGAAGGAACGCACCACCCTGCGGGCCGTGCCCGCCGTCGTCGCCACCAGCGAATGGGCGGTGCGCCGGCTCGTCGCCCACCACGGACTCGCCCCCGACCGTGTGCATGTCGCCGCCCCCGGCGCCGACATCGCCCCGCTGGCCTCCGGCACCGACGGCGTCTCGCGGCTGCTGTGCGTCGCCGCCGTCACCCCGCGCAAGGGCCAGCACCGGCTGATCGAGGCCCTCGCCACCGTCACCGACCTGCCCTGGAGCTGCGTCTGCGTCGGCGGACTCACCCAGGACCCGGCGTACGTCGCCCAACTGCGCGGTCTGATCGAGAAGTACGGCCTCGGCGACCGGCTGCACCTCGCCGGACCGCAGGCGGGCGCGGAACTCGACGCCAGCTACGCCGCGGCCGACCTCATGGTCCTCACCTCGTACGCCGAGACGTACGGCATGGCCGTCACCGAGGCGCTCGCCCGGGGCATTCCGGTGCTGGCGACGGATGTCGGCGGCCTGCCCGAAGCGGTCGGCCGCGCGCCCGACGGCGGGGTGCCCGGCATCCTCGTCCCCCCGGAGAACCCGGCCGCCCTGGCCGTGGAACTGCGCGGCTGGTTCGGCGAGGCCGATGTGCGCCGCCGGCTGAAGGCGGCCGCCCGCGGCCGGCGCGCCGCACTCGACGGCTGGGCCGCCACGGCCCGCAGCCTGGCGGGCGTGCTGGCACGGCTTCCGCAGGAACCCCGGAGGGCGGCATGA
- a CDS encoding 6-pyruvoyl trahydropterin synthase family protein, with the protein MFSITVRDHLMIAHSFRGEVFGPAQRLHGATFLVDATFRRAELDDDNIVVDIGLATQELGAVVSVLNYRNLDNEPDFKNTNTSTEFLAKVVADRLAERVHAGALGEGAHGLSGITVTLHESHIAWASYERAL; encoded by the coding sequence TTGTTCAGCATCACCGTCCGCGATCACCTGATGATCGCCCACAGCTTCCGTGGCGAGGTCTTCGGGCCCGCGCAGCGCCTGCACGGAGCGACGTTCCTGGTGGACGCCACGTTTCGGCGCGCCGAACTGGACGACGACAACATCGTCGTCGACATCGGTCTGGCCACCCAGGAACTCGGCGCCGTCGTGAGCGTGTTGAACTACCGCAACCTCGACAACGAGCCGGACTTCAAGAACACGAACACCTCGACGGAGTTCCTGGCCAAGGTCGTCGCCGACCGCCTCGCCGAGCGCGTGCACGCCGGGGCACTGGGCGAAGGCGCCCACGGGCTCTCGGGCATCACGGTCACCCTGCACGAATCACACATCGCGTGGGCGAGTTACGAGCGTGCCCTGTGA
- a CDS encoding zinc-dependent alcohol dehydrogenase, with protein sequence MELTARAFWLGSPGHGEIREVALPAPAKDEVLVRTLYSGVSRGTESLVFRGGVPESQHASMRAPFQDGDFPAPVKYGYLSVGQVEEGPAGLLGRTVFCLYPHQTRYVVPASAVTVVPDSVPAARAVLAGTVETAVNALWDAAPLVGDRIAVVGGGMVGCSVAALLARFPGVRVQLVDADPQRAGIARALGVDFALPAEAADECDLVVHASATEAGLTRALELLAREGTVLEMSWYGDRRVSLPLGEAFHSRRLVVRSSQVGSVSPAARPGRTYADRLALALELLAEPAFDALVTGECDFTELPGVMAKLASGSIPGLCHRVVYDGV encoded by the coding sequence ATGGAACTCACAGCTCGCGCCTTCTGGCTGGGCTCGCCCGGCCACGGCGAGATACGCGAGGTGGCCCTGCCGGCGCCCGCGAAGGACGAGGTGCTGGTGCGCACGCTCTACTCCGGAGTCAGCCGGGGCACCGAGTCCCTCGTCTTCCGCGGCGGCGTGCCGGAAAGTCAGCATGCTTCGATGCGTGCACCGTTCCAGGACGGCGATTTCCCCGCACCGGTGAAATACGGCTATCTGAGCGTCGGCCAGGTGGAGGAGGGCCCGGCGGGCCTGCTGGGCAGGACCGTGTTCTGCCTGTATCCGCACCAGACCCGCTACGTCGTCCCGGCGAGCGCCGTGACGGTCGTACCGGACTCGGTGCCGGCGGCCCGTGCCGTTCTCGCCGGGACCGTGGAGACCGCGGTGAACGCCCTGTGGGACGCGGCTCCGCTGGTCGGCGACCGGATCGCGGTGGTGGGCGGCGGCATGGTCGGCTGCTCCGTCGCCGCGCTCCTGGCCCGCTTCCCGGGCGTACGGGTCCAGCTCGTCGACGCCGATCCCCAGCGCGCCGGCATCGCCCGCGCCCTGGGCGTCGACTTCGCGCTGCCCGCGGAGGCCGCCGACGAGTGCGACCTCGTCGTGCACGCCAGCGCCACCGAGGCCGGACTCACCCGGGCACTGGAACTCCTCGCCCGCGAGGGGACCGTCCTGGAGATGAGCTGGTACGGCGACCGGCGGGTCAGCCTCCCGCTGGGAGAGGCCTTCCACTCCCGGCGCCTGGTCGTACGCAGCAGCCAGGTGGGTTCCGTTTCGCCGGCTGCCCGGCCCGGCCGCACGTACGCGGACCGGCTCGCGCTCGCCCTCGAACTGCTCGCCGAGCCCGCCTTCGACGCTCTCGTCACCGGAGAGTGCGACTTCACGGAACTGCCCGGCGTGATGGCGAAACTCGCCTCCGGATCGATACCCGGGTTGTGCCATCGCGTCGTCTACGACGGGGTCTGA
- a CDS encoding CDP-alcohol phosphatidyltransferase family protein: protein MALNNTYDARLLAQETTVGAGVQLLVLALLGTAIGMGPAGWLTGLAFAIATWAVLTRALRRSRPRSFGPANRVTLGRAILVGGVTALVADSFQSSPPVSLLVGLTAVALILDGVDGKVARRTGTSTALGARFDMEVDAFLILVLSVYVSMSLGPWVLLIGTMRYVFVAAARVLPWLNAALPHSMARKTVAALQGIVLLVAGAGILPREGDTAAVLLALGLLVWSFGRDIVWLCRHRHQHTPERPRSVRELAEVG, encoded by the coding sequence GTGGCCCTGAACAACACGTACGACGCGAGGCTCCTGGCTCAGGAGACCACGGTGGGAGCGGGTGTGCAGCTCCTGGTGCTGGCTCTGCTGGGCACGGCGATCGGGATGGGGCCCGCGGGCTGGCTGACCGGCCTGGCCTTCGCGATCGCCACCTGGGCGGTCCTGACCCGCGCCCTGCGCCGCTCACGCCCCCGCTCCTTCGGACCGGCCAATCGGGTGACCCTCGGCCGCGCGATCCTGGTCGGCGGCGTCACCGCGCTGGTCGCGGACTCCTTCCAGAGCTCGCCCCCGGTCTCCCTGCTCGTCGGTCTCACGGCGGTCGCCCTGATCCTCGACGGGGTCGACGGCAAGGTCGCGCGCCGCACCGGCACCTCGACCGCCCTCGGCGCCCGTTTCGACATGGAGGTCGACGCCTTCCTGATCCTCGTGCTCAGCGTGTACGTCTCGATGTCGCTCGGCCCCTGGGTGCTGCTGATCGGCACCATGCGGTACGTGTTCGTGGCCGCCGCCCGGGTCCTCCCCTGGCTGAACGCGGCACTGCCGCACAGCATGGCCCGCAAGACCGTGGCGGCCCTTCAGGGCATCGTGCTGCTGGTCGCCGGGGCCGGAATCCTGCCCCGGGAGGGGGACACGGCCGCGGTGCTGCTGGCGCTCGGGCTGCTGGTCTGGTCGTTCGGCCGCGACATCGTGTGGCTGTGCCGCCACCGTCACCAGCACACGCCGGAGCGTCCGCGGAGCGTCCGCGAGCTCGCCGAGGTCGGCTGA